The Camelina sativa cultivar DH55 chromosome 18, Cs, whole genome shotgun sequence DNA window TCTTCTTAATCCAGGGGATGCCGTCACTATAGAATTATGCAATTGACTTATAATATGTGGTTTGAATATCGTCATACAATAGTTTTAAACATCTCCTTTTACATCAGCTCAAgtcgttcttttttttgttgtttgataaGAATAATTTCAAGTCTCGGAATCGAGTCTCCAAATACATTTTACCTTtgagtgattaaaaaaaaaaaacttgagtgCATCATCGAGTGCTACATAGTTGTTTATTATTTGAAGGTTCCCATAAATCTTAGTTTTACGGAGGACTAATAGTGAGTGGACTCCGGCCTTCTTCCTCTAGATGTCACACCACTACGAACCATTAGACCATCTGATGACTTCAACAACTACTCCAATGGTAATGGTCCAAGTACTGCTCCAAAAAAACAAGGACGTGGTCGACCAAAGGGTTCCAAAAACTTGAGGACCCCGTTGGAGAAGCCAAAAACAGAAGATCCCAAAAACAGAAAGGTTCTCTCTCCCCGAAACTTGATTCAGGGATAACCAAAGCATAAAGGGAAACCGGAAACCAGAAGATAGTTGAGTTGGTTTTGAAGCGGTTGGACGCGGTAAGACGGAGATTTTTCCAACTACACCTCCAAAGAGACATCCTTACAACAGCGAAAGTTAATTGTAGGACTATGGGGGTCCAAACTAATATGAGAAGGAGGATTGGTCTTGTTTCTGGAGTACAAGTAGgtgatattttttattactgGGGTGAAATGTGCTTAGTCGGTCTTCACAAACAAACGGTTGGCGGCATTGATTATATGACGACTGATGATGGCACAGTAGAACCTCTTGCAGCAAGTGTGCTTACATCAGGACAATACGATGATGAAACCGAAGATCTTGAATGCTTGATTTATTTTGGATATGGTGGAGCGGATAAGAACAGTTTACCTCTTGATCAAACTATGGACAGAGGAAACCTTGCACTAGATACCAGTAGAAGAATAGGAAATGACGTTAGAGTCATCCGAGGCAGAGGCGACCCCAATGATGAAACTAGTAAGGTATACATTTACGATGGTCTTTATCTAGTTTCTGAGACGTATCCTGTGATCGGAAAAACCGGGCATAAAGAGTTCAAGTTTCAAATGGTGAGGAAACCAAACCAATCTAGTTCTGGTTATGCAAACTGGAAATTAGCTGAAGAATTGAGGACGCACGACCCGAGGCAGGGTTTTATACTTCAAGATCTTTCTTTTGGAAAAGAGGATTTACGAGTGCCGCTGGTTAATGATGTAGATGAATACATCACATCTCAGGATCACTCAAGAATGATGCTTGATTTAAACATCGATCCCCAAGAACTTGGATGTCGTAATTGTCATGGTCAGCCATTGATgtgattctcccaaggaatcgacgctctaaggtaggtagactgataatcctagaaCTCTGATGGCTCGCGAAGCTGGATGATCAGGCGTGAGATAAACTCGAAAATCCTTATgccccaaactctcttaaaacaaaccaaacaaagcaaggcggtggaactttagatagaagcttcgCGAAGGCAGATGACAAGGCTTTAGACGAATCCCGAAAATCCTTGTGCCCTAGACTCTCTTGTAACGACTCTTCAATCCTCAGCTAGTGAATGGCAACGACAAGTGATGTGGAATCATTTGATATACCGAAAattctttgatgtaacccaccaaggagaaagaacaagttccaaaggaacaaagggagtttaccactctcaaataaaagataaaagacttcttgattgaaattttttctcaaatgagattacatgtgtttataaagagatagaaaacttggtcataTAGCCAAGTATtgattcttgaaactaaaaacattaaagatactaagttgaatgaagaccaaactcttggtgcatgtttccttTCTCTAAAGTGACTtttggtgcatgtatctcttattttcgtcactcttcttagaccacaaaataaagtgattattttgggctttcttgggcttgtattagactcaaagtgggctggacttgatagatatcatccccaataCAATTTCCCATGTTCTCTTTGctccaaatatcttcaaatatcaaCTGAGCAGCTCCAACAAGCTGTTTGGTCCTTGCCCTTGTCATTGGTCCAACGGGTACAAGCATAATATCCTTAGGAACAAGCTCAACTTCCACTTGATCATCCTCATTgcttcccattatcatatcatgcccctcctcttcaaaaggatttgtcctcaaatctgGACCATCTGCAACAAATGGAGCCAAATCAGAATTAAAAATAGAActcactttgtacttaccttaCAAATCAAGCTTGTAAGCATTGTCACTGATTTTCGTCAACACTTTGAATGGATCATCGACCATTGGCATTAGTTTAGACTCTTTTTCAGCTGGGAAACGTTCCTTTCTCAAGTGTATCCAAACTAGATCTCCCACTTTGAAAACCAGCTGTCgttttcctttgtttgcttgcttatcATACTGCTTGGTCCTTGCTTCAACGTTGAGTCGTGCTTTCTCATGAATCTGCTTGACAAGTTCAGATTTCTTTTTCCCATCCATACTAACTCTTTCACTCAAAGGTAAAGGAATTAGATCCAAAGGTGTTAAAGGGTTAAACCATTAACAATTTGGAAAGGGGAATACTTAGTAGCAGAATGAACCGAATGATTATGTGCAAACTCAACATGAGGCAAACAATCTTCCCAagatttgatgttcttcttAATGATAGCACGCAAAAGTGTAGACCAAGTTCTATTCACTACTTCAGTTTGTCCATCAGTTTGAGGATGACAAgttgttgaaaacaaaaatttagtcCCTAACTTAGACCACAAAGTTTTTCAGAAATAGCTTAAgaacttagaatctctatcagaAACAATAGTTCTAGGCATGCCATGCAATCGAACAACTTCTCTAAAGAACAAATCAGCAACGTTTAAAGCATCATCAATTTTGTGACATGGAATGAAGTGTGCCATCTTAGAAAATCTATCAACAACCACAAAGACAGAATCTCTACCTCTCTTGGTTATAGGCAGTCCTAGCACAAAATCCATTGATAGATCAGTCCAAGGTTTAGTAGGAATGGNNNNNNNNNNNNNNNNNNNNNNNNNNNNNNNNNNNNNNNNNNNNNNNNNNNNNNNNNNNNNNNNNNNNNNNNNNNNNNNNNNNNNNNNNNNNNNNNNNNNNNNNNNNNNNNNNNNNNNNNNNNNNNNNNNNNNNNNNNNNNNNNNNNNNNNNNNNNNNNNNNNNNNNNNNNNNNNNNNNNNNNNNNNNNNNNNNNNNNNNNNNNNNNNNNNNNNNNNNNNNNNNNNNNNNNNNNNNNNNNNNNNNNNNNNNTATGCGGCCAGTAGAAGTGATCCTgcataaacaatcaagatgcgaaagctcctaaggatggggtaatcgactcataagtgCTCCTGATCAAATTGGGGTGTCTTACATGcatcaagcaaatattccctagacaatgaatctcgaAACCTTGTTAAAACAcgctcgtgatagaaacaatcaaccttaatcactcccctacccaactctcattggagaaacatgactaagaaggcattaaaatccgattcattattgtcaataaactccttacacatctaatctcttaggctaagtgagtaaatctcttgtattgattgattcaagcatttcaacaacatctctcgatggcaaaacaccttagatctaatctcaacctctcggtctgaaaatagcattaagaacatcaatctagacagtaatttttatgaaataaacattcaagctaagacatcctaatcgatcaagaacacatactagcctatcccatccttagaaaccttgGATTCACTACTCCGATTTCATGGTGAAAAgcataaaacacacaaacaattgaaagttgcattgaattgaaaataagataaaagtgaTAGAGTACATAATCGAAACTGAAAAGAgtagcaaaagaaataaaattgaatcctaacaaagcaaGAAAATGTGTAAATCGctctccccctctctctctatctcagaagctctcgctctctagtttttgagtgtctgcggcgtccTAGGTCGAGAAAAAGacagggggtttatatatggaaactccTTTGACCTAGCTGCTCAGTATTGCCTGAAGGTCTGGTCGAGGCTGTCTACGAGGTTCGAGTGGAGTAGATCCTCGAGTAGggcttcgggttgttcttcctgcgctcagatcctctttgatcgggttgaTGTTCAGACTATTCTTCTCGCACGGCCACTCCTTTGGGTACATGTTTGGGTTTTACCTCATTCTTCCCCTTTTTTGGGCTccaaagcacatgttttcatccaaaatgcacaaatgcaacaatgcagcatcCTAAATGGTCTAAATGCAAATTTCCaaggttaaggacctaaaaatgttaaggttagggtatatataatgcaaaacatAGATGAAAAatggtgtctaaaacatgtaaattagagagttatcagtaaGATTTtagcaattcatgaagaccaATATAGCCACCACATGTACTCATTTATTGATTGATACTTTCACCCATatattcggttttagatccacatgtATTGAAACTTCACAAACCAATAATGATACATACATTTTTtctagtttaaatatttatagtaatttaaacattcattgttttcttactctccgtatttttttcaatatctTTAATGTCAAATTGTCATTGTTTTCATGGAGtatgaaaacaatgaaaattatttgaaccttttaaaaatttcattatttatagtattataaaattttaaaaatttaaaaattatgatatatatatatatatatatatatattttaattataatagtttGAAACTAAGTTTTTATTTGctcaaataaaacatcaatgAAACTgaataaaactttcaaatttgaatgcTTGATAAGTCAACCTTTCATGctcatttataattataagcacattaatcttatttataatgtacatatttttcttatttctataaattaaaattttactttttctaaaagatcttaataatataaaaaatattatatttttcaaaatatcaaataatgaAGTGTCAAATTTCCAatagttgtttaaaatcctatgtggacgcctTTGAAACTTATACCTCCTACTAAAATAAAGAACCCAAAATCAATtgtatatgtaatataaattgttggaaattttgtaattgtttaaattctctaaaataaagaacttgaataaaccgaataaaacttttaaatgtgGATGCATGATAAATCAAGATTCCTgctcatttttaaaattttgtaaaagctaaaaacttttaaaagtttatatatttataatattttaaactttttgaaaatttaaaaattacaatatttagAAACGTTTTAAGTGTTTATTTGCTCAAATAAAACATCAGATTAAACATAatgaaacttttaaatttggacgcttgataaatcaagctttcctgttTATTCGTAGTTtgaagcatattagtcttatttataatggttctgaaccaatttctaaaatttttttacCCAATGTGGGACGTTGAAcatatgtcttttatttttatagaattaactttttcccttttctcaaaaaacttaataatatagaaaactactatattttcaaaaggTTAATAAGTGAGATGATCAATACctattgggttttttttaaatcatatgtGGACAACTTAggtaaaaatgttaattagtgaaaaGGCTAAcccctattggttgttttaaatcctatgtggaTAGCTTaagaagcttatagcttctacttttatttagtatagatttaaagtttatatatatatatatatatatagatcataattctcaaaaaaattcaTCTTAAAGTAGTTCTTTACATGGCATATCCCGTTCCTTCTCGTCTTGTCTCGTCATGACCATTTCACACTGCCAAAAATTATGTCCTATAACCGTTCTCTTTGGAATAATTACTTTTagacaatatttattaaaaatacgtTTAGgtaaaaaattctcaaaaaatttcagaatGTTAACAAagatatacaaaattattaaaataccaGTCTAGAAGTAATTCTTTAttgtcatatttcttttttaatatgaatttgTTAATTGCAAAATTTATAAGATTCATTTTAAgaatttgtatattatatatttaaatgtttaaactaTCCATatctattataaaatatatggttaaataaTATCTACTTAATGTTTGCtagtcaaaagaaaaatctttgattccttaatatttctaattaattgtgcttaaatataattttttgagcACAATGTGGTAGTCTTGACtaaattctctttttcttttgtcaatcaAATATgccatttaatatatatatatatatttgattttttggcAACATGAATGGACattaactttttctttatcaattaaatttaatgtaatttatcTGAACTTGTATATTAGTTATGTGGACAAGGTTTGACAAGTTGAGGAGTACAAACTTGTATATTAGTTTAAAGTACTTGTCCATTTTTCAAATATGTTATCTACGGGGGGTTTTGTGAATCATGTAGTTATGACATGATTAATAGTGGATAAGTGAAAATTTTAGACAAGTGTAAAATTGATCTATCGAGTAAATATTGTCTTTGTAAAATAACTTGTCCATCGTAATATTAATAGTGGACAACCTGGTGTGTTTAATTGGTCCACCAAATTAATAACTTTGGCGGTGGCAACAATGAATGACATGGGGGAAGAAAACAGAGGTGGAAAGAGATGTTGCAAACattagacaatttttttttttttgtgaatttagaGAGATGTAGAGATAATTAAtgcaagaagaaagagatgagaaaacAAATGAGAGAAGTTTTGTTAGAGATGTGGAGACAATTAATGGGAGAAGAAAGACATGAGAAAGTTGAAAAGACAAACTAACGGAAAGAGAGATTGAATATGTTTTAGAGaaatctctccttctctttcgcTTTCAATTACTTCTTCTGCCTCTTCTTAAGTTTTTATTTCCCATGCACATTAAATAGTCGGGAAAACAAAGTGACTCGGTGCAATCAAAGTCTTGATGTACTTTTTCTCACAATTTCAATCATTTTTTAACGATAATTACATCAGTATATCTATCGTaatcttttgtatatatctAAATCTACACTTAGAATCTTTAATAgcaaatacaataaatataaaatctaatatattttcacaaaaatgaaatataatataatataatattagttGAAAATTAACCATACTTCATTACTTTATAAACCAAACCTGAATTGATGATTGAATCGGTTCAATTGCAAATCGAATATCAGTTTTTAGGTTCACCGTCAGAATCTATAGAATATAAGATACCTAAAACACcagtaaaatagagaaatccGGTAAAATTGATTGAACCAACAACCCTCCAAAACTCTGTATTTATTTGTGAAAGATTTCCACcattatctttttgattttgttttttgttgatttgttctaCAAATGATAAAcaatgttttaaactttgaaTAAAGATGATGATTTAGTATAATTCAATCAATTACTTTATCGAACCACAAGCTTGCAATAACTTAACACACTAATAATGCACAAAGCTGCTTAATCTAACCTTAAACAAAGAGATGatttttgtaacaaactttactaagcaaatcaaacaaattgtaaaaagttcaaacaaacaacaaagctaGAAATAAACGATTCACTCAAAAATAACTAAAGGCGAACCTATGGGTCAAGGTAATTGATTTGGAGTGAAATAAGAGATGGATTATGGAGTTTCAAACAACTTCAACCAAGCAATGTTCCCTAAGCAATAGAACATGCATCGGTCGATCCGGTGTtggcgttggtcgatgcaggtGAGACTTGCCTCGGTTGATGcagacttgcatcggtcgatgtaacCGCCAGtttgtgttggtcgatgcatgggttggtgtcggtcgatgcagttgtcctggtttgtttgttgattgttgtttgttggttaGAGTTATCTCAATTGCTTTTATCAATATCCCAGTAGATGAGAGTattacctcactgagtgtttataaaatacttatg harbors:
- the LOC104763166 gene encoding histone-lysine N-methyltransferase, H3 lysine-9 specific SUVH7-like; amino-acid sequence: MGVQTNMRRRIGLVSGVQVGDIFYYWGEMCLVGLHKQTVGGIDYMTTDDGTVEPLAASVLTSGQYDDETEDLECLIYFGYGGADKNSLPLDQTMDRGNLALDTSRRIGNDVRVIRGRGDPNDETSKVYIYDGLYLVSETYPVIGKTGHKEFKFQMVRKPNQSSSGYANWKLAEELRTHDPRQGFILQDLSFGKEDLRVPLVNDVDEYITSQDHSRMMLDLNIDPQELGCRNCHGQPLM